The following are encoded together in the Leptospira brenneri genome:
- a CDS encoding RNA polymerase subunit sigma-70 has protein sequence MLPKILDEKILFLIQEARAKNDPNIPKELLPIWMVDRLAKKRKITDDESSEMVVTILEVFPKMWALSLGYHITNVLGFFVTYAFNQYRNRFRHNQIPESGELYLQLWNYDLPANEEVPVELFQESNPLKSELEKLSTLTALILSLQFDLPMNQNLKQLLLWKLRETGHDVDVFFRSLDERRFHQRQLLSRLSGMITRYTRKLYETTDPNRRNWYLKQKKLWILRRSRAIGRSFFSEREIAKALGISRKAVRNHLSQGKHELRRAGKDLLHYA, from the coding sequence ATGTTGCCAAAAATACTAGATGAAAAAATTCTCTTTCTGATCCAAGAAGCTAGAGCCAAAAACGACCCCAACATTCCCAAGGAACTGTTACCGATTTGGATGGTGGACCGATTGGCTAAAAAAAGGAAAATTACTGACGACGAAAGTTCTGAGATGGTGGTAACAATTCTAGAAGTTTTCCCTAAAATGTGGGCCTTAAGTTTGGGTTATCATATAACCAACGTTCTGGGCTTTTTTGTGACTTATGCCTTCAATCAGTATCGAAACCGGTTTCGCCACAATCAAATTCCAGAATCTGGTGAGTTGTACTTACAACTATGGAACTATGATTTACCCGCAAACGAAGAAGTTCCAGTAGAACTTTTCCAAGAATCGAATCCCCTAAAATCAGAATTAGAAAAGTTATCAACTCTGACCGCTTTGATTTTATCCTTACAATTTGATTTACCTATGAACCAGAATCTAAAACAACTCCTCCTTTGGAAGTTACGCGAAACTGGTCATGACGTTGATGTCTTTTTTCGGAGTTTAGATGAGAGACGTTTTCACCAACGCCAACTTTTATCTCGGCTTTCCGGAATGATCACAAGGTACACAAGGAAACTTTATGAAACAACCGACCCCAATCGTAGGAATTGGTATCTCAAACAAAAGAAACTCTGGATTTTACGTAGGTCAAGAGCCATAGGTCGCAGCTTTTTTTCGGAACGAGAGATCGCAAAGGCTTTAGGAATTTCCAGAAAGGCAGTTCGTAATCATTTGTCACAGGGAAAACATGAACTTCGTAGGGCTGGCAAAGATTTATTGCACTATGCATAA
- a CDS encoding efflux RND transporter permease subunit: MIRTIIKFSAENKYLILFLAVILLFVSYFSVKNIAMDALPDMSDTQVIIYSKWDRSPDIIEDQVTYPIVTSLLGAPKIKSVRGFSDFGYSFVYVIFEDGTDLYWARSRVNEYLSQLQTNLPKDVTLNLGPDATGVGWIFQYILVDETGKMDLSELRSLQDFKLKYLFTSVPGVSEVASLGGFRKQYQIQIDPLKLQIYGIDMDVVIDRVRESNNEVGARLLEIGGAEFMIRVKGYAKSVEDLERISVGSDRNGTPIFLYNIAKVITGPNLRRGVGDYNGLGDRVSGIVVMRHGENALRVIEDIKTKIETIQSSLPEGVKIIPVYDRSILINQTIRLLKEKLLEEMVVVSIIILIFLWHIPSAIVPILTIPIAVLLSFIPMYLADIGSNLMSLAGIALSIGVLVDGAIVEVENAYKKLEEWESKGRIGDFHAVRLEALMEVGPSVFYSLLIIAVAFLPIFTLVDQEGRLFRPLALSKNLTMAIAAILAITLDPAFRMMFTRMDPIVEFTPSVNKILTSFFVGKYLPEEKHPISKRLFAIYEPVVHKVLEFPRQTVIIAFGLVILTMPVFFKIGTEFLPPLNEGSILYMPTTLPGISIGEAEKILNLMDAKLKKFPEVSSVYGKAGRAESPTDPSPLSMFEVIINLKPESEWREGMTKEKLLEEMNLSLDFPGFTNAWTQPIRARIDMLSTGIRTPIGIKVQGENSEEIQKIGIEIEEILKNKPGVRSVFAERTSSGYYLDINIKRELAAKYGLTVEAIQKTILSALGGETISTSIEKRERYSIQIRYPREYRDNLERIMRVLIPISGGAHIPLSSIASVEFVTGAAMIRDENGFLTGYVYLDTSESDLLGFVANMKEIVELNVKIPKGIFLEWSGQYENIIRVRNRMIIVLPITLVLISLLLYWSTGSIVKAMIVLTAVPFSLIGAIWLIYILGYQISVAVWVGMIALLGLDAETGVFMLMYLDLSYEKHKKENGEMSLPILKQAIIEGAVQRIRPKMMTVMSGFIGLLPIMWATGSGSDLMKRIAAPMVGGLGTSFVMELVVYPAIYLLWKQREMVQK, from the coding sequence ATGATACGCACAATCATTAAGTTTTCAGCAGAAAATAAATATTTAATTCTATTTCTAGCAGTCATTCTGTTATTTGTTTCTTACTTTTCTGTTAAGAATATTGCGATGGATGCTTTGCCTGATATGTCAGATACACAGGTGATCATTTATTCGAAATGGGATAGAAGTCCAGATATCATCGAAGACCAAGTCACTTATCCGATAGTCACCTCATTACTTGGTGCACCTAAAATCAAATCAGTAAGAGGGTTCTCTGATTTCGGATATTCTTTTGTCTATGTTATCTTTGAAGATGGAACAGACCTGTATTGGGCTCGGTCTCGTGTAAACGAATACTTATCCCAGTTACAAACCAACCTCCCAAAAGATGTCACTTTGAATTTAGGACCCGATGCTACTGGTGTTGGTTGGATTTTTCAATACATACTTGTGGATGAAACTGGGAAAATGGATTTATCGGAACTTAGGTCTTTACAAGATTTTAAGTTAAAGTATTTATTCACTTCTGTTCCAGGTGTTTCTGAAGTAGCAAGTTTAGGTGGATTTCGTAAACAATATCAGATACAAATTGATCCGTTAAAATTACAAATCTATGGGATCGATATGGATGTGGTGATTGACCGTGTCCGTGAATCCAATAACGAAGTGGGAGCTCGGCTTTTGGAAATTGGTGGGGCTGAGTTTATGATTCGTGTAAAAGGTTATGCGAAGTCAGTAGAAGATTTGGAAAGGATTTCTGTTGGATCTGATCGAAATGGAACCCCAATCTTTTTATACAATATTGCCAAGGTCATCACTGGTCCCAATCTAAGACGAGGGGTAGGTGATTATAATGGATTAGGTGACCGCGTTTCTGGAATTGTTGTTATGCGGCATGGAGAAAATGCCCTTCGTGTCATAGAGGATATCAAAACAAAAATAGAAACCATTCAATCTTCTTTGCCAGAAGGAGTTAAAATCATTCCTGTTTATGACCGTTCGATTCTCATCAATCAAACCATTCGACTTTTGAAAGAAAAACTTTTAGAAGAGATGGTGGTTGTTTCGATCATCATTTTGATTTTTCTTTGGCACATTCCTTCGGCCATTGTCCCCATTTTAACGATACCGATTGCTGTCCTTTTGTCCTTCATTCCTATGTATCTTGCTGATATTGGTTCCAACTTGATGTCACTTGCGGGGATTGCTTTGTCCATTGGAGTCCTTGTGGATGGAGCGATTGTGGAAGTTGAAAATGCATATAAAAAATTAGAAGAATGGGAATCGAAAGGGAGGATTGGGGACTTTCATGCGGTTCGGTTGGAAGCACTCATGGAAGTGGGGCCTTCCGTGTTTTATTCTCTACTCATCATTGCTGTGGCATTTTTACCCATCTTTACTTTAGTGGACCAAGAAGGACGATTGTTTCGGCCACTAGCTTTGTCTAAAAACCTAACCATGGCCATAGCGGCCATTCTTGCCATCACACTGGATCCCGCATTTCGAATGATGTTTACGAGAATGGACCCTATCGTGGAATTCACTCCTTCTGTGAATAAAATACTCACTAGTTTTTTTGTTGGGAAGTATCTACCGGAAGAGAAACATCCCATTAGCAAAAGGCTTTTTGCCATTTATGAACCTGTAGTGCATAAGGTATTAGAATTTCCTCGCCAAACAGTGATCATTGCTTTTGGACTCGTAATTTTAACGATGCCTGTATTTTTTAAAATTGGAACTGAGTTTTTACCACCGTTAAACGAAGGAAGTATCCTCTATATGCCCACAACTTTGCCAGGGATATCCATTGGTGAAGCAGAAAAGATTTTGAATCTTATGGATGCGAAACTAAAAAAGTTTCCAGAAGTGTCCTCTGTTTATGGTAAGGCGGGGCGAGCAGAATCTCCCACGGATCCTTCTCCTCTTTCGATGTTTGAAGTCATCATCAACTTAAAACCCGAATCAGAATGGCGAGAGGGAATGACAAAAGAAAAACTTTTAGAAGAAATGAATCTTTCTTTAGATTTCCCTGGGTTTACAAACGCATGGACCCAACCCATTCGAGCAAGGATTGATATGCTCTCCACAGGAATTCGAACTCCGATCGGAATCAAAGTACAGGGAGAAAATAGTGAAGAAATACAAAAAATTGGAATTGAGATTGAAGAGATTCTCAAAAACAAACCAGGGGTTCGATCCGTTTTTGCAGAAAGGACATCTAGTGGATATTATTTAGATATCAATATCAAGCGAGAGTTAGCTGCAAAGTATGGACTCACAGTAGAGGCAATTCAAAAGACAATTCTTTCTGCTCTCGGAGGAGAAACTATCTCCACATCGATAGAAAAAAGAGAAAGGTATTCTATCCAAATTAGATATCCAAGAGAGTATCGTGATAATTTAGAAAGGATTATGAGAGTGTTAATTCCGATCAGTGGAGGTGCGCATATTCCTCTCAGTTCTATCGCTTCTGTAGAATTTGTAACAGGAGCCGCGATGATTCGGGATGAAAATGGATTTCTAACAGGTTATGTGTATCTGGACACTTCTGAATCTGATCTACTTGGATTTGTTGCGAATATGAAAGAGATTGTGGAACTAAATGTAAAAATTCCCAAAGGAATTTTTTTAGAATGGAGTGGGCAGTATGAAAATATCATTCGCGTTAGAAACCGAATGATCATTGTTTTGCCAATCACACTTGTGCTGATCTCTCTTCTTCTTTACTGGAGTACGGGTTCCATTGTGAAAGCAATGATTGTCCTCACTGCGGTTCCTTTTTCGCTCATTGGTGCCATTTGGCTGATTTATATTTTAGGTTACCAAATTTCTGTGGCTGTTTGGGTGGGGATGATCGCTTTACTGGGACTTGATGCAGAAACCGGCGTGTTTATGTTGATGTATTTGGATTTGTCTTATGAAAAACATAAAAAAGAAAATGGGGAGATGAGTCTTCCTATTTTAAAACAAGCCATCATTGAAGGAGCCGTGCAGAGGATTCGACCGAAGATGATGACCGTGATGTCAGGGTTTATTGGACTACTCCCCATCATGTGGGCCACAGGTTCAGGCTCTGATCTGATGAAACGGATTGCAGCTCCCATGGTTGGTGGTCTTGGCACTAGTTTTGTTATGGAGCTTGTTGTCTATCCAGCTATCTATTTGTTATGGAAACAAAGAGAGATGGTTCAGAAATGA
- a CDS encoding TolC family protein, with amino-acid sequence MYLKLKHFSNQLYIYILIIVLSVLPQALVAEDDNKPVESKIRLLLGSHPELLVKFLESREKRHRSEHADVYPDPKIGFAYRSYPYRGDISRDRSRPDTPGMTGNEYSFSQEIPFPGKLDLEKQIIQKDSELDHFNAEWIQNQFIRNYFETILIRSALLREIADLESLGKSITTGTRLESNQYSAGKTNISGTLRILNLKEKIKDRLLLRNTQLSELISKTSYFSLDQSSYLISEEEILKYLSQKENGLTKDYSEMDITNSPYLRYAEVNVEKAEVEAKKEKILHYPETELFISYMQRRKKPFLLDSGPLSYSIMDNPEFSGDLWSAGITLRIPVWSLAKAGELDRSNVIKVNRMQLEKTKQKYFLETELKTSVQAWMGNKERSENFQNSVLPTYKKSISSSTLAYARGDLSLTEIYQFLTESMEVKSSSHEVSLNRWLSLIKILEITNNLLPERNDHEK; translated from the coding sequence ATGTATTTAAAATTAAAGCATTTTAGTAATCAATTATATATTTATATATTAATCATTGTTTTGTCCGTTCTACCACAAGCCTTAGTTGCGGAAGATGACAATAAGCCTGTAGAATCTAAAATTAGATTGTTACTCGGATCTCATCCGGAGTTACTCGTAAAATTTTTAGAGTCTAGAGAAAAAAGACACCGTTCCGAACACGCAGATGTGTATCCAGATCCAAAAATTGGGTTTGCTTATAGGTCGTATCCCTACCGAGGAGATATCTCAAGGGATCGGAGTAGGCCCGACACACCGGGGATGACCGGAAATGAATATTCTTTTTCTCAAGAGATTCCCTTCCCTGGCAAACTGGATCTGGAAAAACAAATCATTCAAAAAGATTCTGAGTTGGATCACTTCAATGCAGAGTGGATTCAAAATCAATTCATTCGAAATTACTTTGAAACCATATTGATTCGATCTGCTTTGTTAAGAGAAATCGCGGACCTGGAGTCACTGGGAAAAAGTATAACAACGGGAACTCGATTGGAATCGAACCAGTATTCTGCAGGTAAAACAAATATTTCGGGAACACTTCGGATTTTAAATCTAAAGGAAAAAATAAAAGACCGGTTGCTCCTACGTAATACTCAGTTATCCGAGTTAATTTCAAAAACATCTTATTTTTCTTTAGATCAATCTTCTTATTTGATTTCAGAGGAAGAGATACTGAAATACTTAAGCCAAAAAGAAAATGGGCTAACGAAAGACTATTCTGAAATGGATATAACAAATTCACCTTACTTACGATATGCGGAAGTAAATGTCGAGAAAGCCGAGGTAGAAGCCAAAAAAGAAAAAATCCTTCATTATCCAGAAACTGAATTGTTTATCAGCTATATGCAAAGGAGAAAGAAACCTTTTTTATTGGATAGTGGTCCTCTGAGTTATTCGATTATGGATAATCCTGAATTCTCTGGGGATCTCTGGAGTGCAGGAATCACTTTACGAATTCCTGTTTGGTCACTTGCGAAGGCGGGGGAGCTGGATCGTTCAAACGTAATTAAAGTGAACCGCATGCAGTTGGAAAAAACGAAACAAAAATATTTTTTAGAAACGGAATTAAAAACTTCGGTGCAGGCTTGGATGGGAAATAAAGAGAGATCTGAAAATTTTCAAAATTCTGTACTCCCCACTTACAAAAAAAGTATCAGTAGTTCCACTCTTGCTTACGCGAGAGGTGACTTAAGTTTAACCGAGATCTATCAATTTTTAACAGAGTCTATGGAAGTAAAATCATCTTCTCATGAAGTGAGTTTGAATCGTTGGCTTTCGTTAATCAAAATTTTAGAAATTACAAACAATCTACTTCCAGAAAGGAATGATCATGAAAAATAA
- a CDS encoding PAS domain-containing hybrid sensor histidine kinase/response regulator: MENLIPGEVYSSLILQYLYDAVIVTDLDFKITSWNLAAERIYGYTAEEVIGQSTFNLLKTEQNNSTRASRLDELQTKGIWQGEVFQYNKDSKKLKIRSAASFLKDKEGNTIGLVAINRDITEENEIQEELADSEERFRTSFDNAGIGVCFLDLNGRFTKVNKKLESMLGYPEAELIGRQSNEFSHEEDKQLFDTFRTSALDGAEESIIYEKRFYSKDKSILWVEISNTIVKDREGNPSYFVVHLNNITDRKNAEFHLLKAKKEAERANEAKSEFVANMSHEIRTPLNGVIGFNELLLTTDLDSDQKEYVKNAISSAHGLLGIINDVLDISKIEAGKLVLNEATSNLDQIINDSLGVLKWKANEKGIYLRLEEGPNVPEIIYVDATRLRQILINLLGNAVKFTEEGGVVLKVDASPAADQKTKLEFTITDTGIGIPEKHKSHLFQSFWQGESNSTRRYGGTGLGLRITKSLLDLMRGGIEVHSEVGLGTEFRFTIECNSVDQTLNQTSTDSNDYQKELIAHFDQSTLPHISPYILVVEDNEMNRNLLKRMIQKYIPNAHIKEAVDGLEAVRFFHESTPDLVFMDVQMPNMDGLEAATEIRKQEAGKTVPIVALTAGALYEERKKCFEVGMDQFLTKPIDILALNQILFHYLNQ, translated from the coding sequence ATGGAAAATTTGATTCCTGGTGAAGTCTACTCTTCTCTCATCCTTCAGTATTTGTATGATGCGGTGATCGTAACAGATTTAGATTTTAAGATCACCAGTTGGAATTTGGCAGCAGAACGAATTTATGGATACACTGCTGAAGAAGTCATCGGACAGTCCACATTTAATCTTTTAAAAACCGAACAAAATAACAGTACAAGAGCAAGTCGTCTGGATGAACTTCAGACCAAAGGAATTTGGCAAGGGGAAGTATTTCAATATAACAAAGATTCAAAAAAACTGAAAATCCGTTCTGCAGCTAGTTTCTTAAAAGACAAAGAGGGAAATACGATTGGTCTTGTTGCCATCAATCGTGACATTACCGAAGAAAATGAAATCCAAGAAGAACTTGCTGATAGCGAAGAAAGATTTAGAACCAGTTTCGATAATGCAGGGATTGGAGTTTGTTTTTTAGATCTAAATGGGCGGTTTACTAAGGTTAATAAAAAACTAGAGTCTATGTTAGGTTATCCTGAGGCGGAACTCATCGGCAGGCAATCAAATGAGTTTTCACATGAAGAAGATAAACAACTTTTTGATACTTTTCGCACCTCCGCTTTAGATGGAGCTGAAGAAAGTATTATTTATGAAAAAAGATTTTATTCAAAAGATAAATCAATCCTTTGGGTGGAAATTTCAAATACCATAGTAAAAGATAGGGAAGGGAATCCTTCTTATTTTGTGGTTCATTTAAATAATATCACTGATAGAAAAAATGCTGAGTTCCATCTACTAAAAGCAAAAAAAGAAGCAGAACGGGCCAATGAGGCAAAGTCTGAGTTTGTTGCGAACATGAGCCATGAAATTAGAACTCCTCTCAATGGTGTGATTGGTTTTAATGAATTATTACTTACCACCGATTTAGATTCTGATCAAAAAGAATATGTAAAAAATGCAATCAGTAGTGCTCATGGACTTCTTGGTATCATCAATGATGTATTAGATATTTCGAAAATTGAAGCTGGTAAGTTAGTTTTAAACGAAGCTACTTCCAATTTGGATCAAATCATCAATGATTCGTTAGGTGTGCTTAAGTGGAAGGCTAACGAAAAAGGAATTTATTTGCGATTGGAGGAAGGTCCCAATGTTCCCGAAATTATTTATGTGGATGCAACTAGACTTCGGCAAATTCTAATCAACTTACTTGGGAATGCTGTTAAGTTCACCGAGGAAGGTGGAGTTGTGTTGAAGGTGGATGCTTCACCCGCCGCAGATCAAAAAACAAAATTAGAATTTACAATCACCGATACGGGGATTGGGATTCCGGAAAAACATAAATCACATTTGTTTCAGTCATTTTGGCAAGGGGAATCCAACTCTACAAGAAGGTATGGTGGGACTGGACTTGGACTTAGAATCACCAAGTCGCTATTAGATTTGATGCGTGGTGGAATTGAGGTTCATTCAGAAGTTGGACTGGGGACTGAGTTCCGATTTACCATTGAATGTAATTCTGTTGACCAAACTTTAAACCAAACCTCTACGGATTCCAATGACTACCAAAAGGAACTCATTGCACATTTTGACCAGTCAACTCTTCCCCATATCTCCCCATATATTTTGGTAGTGGAAGACAATGAGATGAATCGGAACCTACTCAAACGAATGATCCAAAAATACATTCCGAACGCTCATATTAAAGAAGCTGTAGATGGGTTGGAAGCTGTTCGTTTTTTTCATGAATCTACACCTGATCTTGTTTTTATGGATGTCCAGATGCCTAATATGGATGGACTGGAAGCCGCAACGGAGATTCGAAAACAAGAGGCAGGAAAAACTGTACCCATCGTTGCACTCACGGCAGGTGCTTTGTATGAAGAGCGTAAAAAATGTTTTGAGGTGGGAATGGATCAGTTTTTGACCAAACCGATCGATATTTTAGCGCTCAATCAAATTCTATTTCATTATTTGAACCAGTAA
- a CDS encoding Nramp family divalent metal transporter: MRRFPFLAYLGPGLLYAGAAVGVSHLVQSTRAGAVYGYGLLFVVLFANLIKYPFFVVGTRYTIITGKSLLDGYEALGRLPIWIFFLISVGTMCIIVATVTLVTSGLFSNLLGISMEPWLLCAIILIFCFLLLAIGKFEALDGLMKWIVVLLTVSTVVAMILSFYAGIPKLETPGKTFSISDLGDVAFLIALMGWMPIPIEAAVWQSDWTLAKKTPDGKLPPMKYAMIDFNIGYIGTTLLAVCFLALGANMMYNTGAEFSSQAVSFASELVRLYTSAIGSWSYPIILIAAFFTMFSTTLTCFDAYPRVVSNASRRLFKPLEKIPTEKLYWYWIILVGVGSILILLFFRTNMKSLVDFATTVSFLNAPVLALIHHLILFGKEIPREERPKPWMNLLSWFGILFLFGFSIYYINITFF, from the coding sequence ATGAGACGATTTCCTTTCCTAGCTTATCTTGGCCCCGGACTCTTATATGCGGGTGCGGCCGTTGGTGTTTCCCATCTTGTTCAATCGACTCGAGCAGGGGCCGTGTATGGATACGGTTTACTCTTTGTTGTATTATTTGCCAACTTAATCAAATATCCCTTCTTTGTTGTGGGCACCAGATATACGATTATCACCGGCAAGTCATTGTTAGATGGTTATGAGGCTTTGGGTAGGTTGCCTATTTGGATTTTTTTCCTGATCTCTGTTGGAACGATGTGCATCATTGTGGCCACGGTAACGCTCGTTACTTCTGGATTGTTTTCTAATCTCCTTGGTATTTCCATGGAGCCTTGGTTGCTCTGTGCGATCATTCTGATATTCTGTTTTTTATTACTTGCGATTGGTAAGTTTGAGGCTCTTGACGGACTCATGAAATGGATCGTGGTTTTGCTTACAGTTTCTACTGTTGTGGCGATGATTCTGTCTTTTTACGCTGGGATTCCGAAATTAGAAACTCCTGGAAAAACATTTTCAATTTCTGACTTGGGTGATGTTGCCTTTCTCATTGCCCTTATGGGTTGGATGCCCATCCCGATCGAAGCCGCGGTTTGGCAATCGGATTGGACCTTGGCTAAAAAAACTCCTGATGGGAAACTCCCTCCAATGAAATACGCGATGATCGATTTTAACATTGGTTATATCGGAACTACCTTACTTGCTGTTTGTTTTTTAGCACTTGGTGCCAATATGATGTACAATACCGGAGCAGAATTTTCTTCTCAAGCGGTTAGTTTTGCATCGGAACTTGTACGTTTGTATACTTCTGCGATTGGTTCTTGGTCTTATCCTATCATTCTCATTGCTGCTTTTTTTACTATGTTTTCCACTACGCTCACTTGTTTTGATGCTTACCCTCGCGTTGTATCCAATGCCAGCCGTCGTTTATTCAAACCTTTGGAAAAAATTCCTACAGAAAAACTCTATTGGTATTGGATCATTCTTGTGGGTGTTGGTTCCATTCTCATTTTATTATTTTTTAGAACGAATATGAAGAGTTTAGTCGACTTTGCCACTACTGTTTCATTTTTGAATGCACCGGTTCTTGCTCTTATCCATCATTTGATTTTATTTGGAAAAGAAATTCCAAGAGAAGAAAGGCCCAAACCATGGATGAATTTACTTTCTTGGTTTGGAATTCTATTTCTTTTTGGATTTTCCATCTATTATATCAATATTACATTTTTTTAA
- a CDS encoding efflux RND transporter periplasmic adaptor subunit → MKNKILKSFLIFVVLFLFSCGEKVTSGSDIYTCPMHPQIEMDHEGECPICGMTLVKKEPVIHSEHKKNGMEGGSQNPDSFFLSEEKQKLIGVETTFVKKGEILKTVSFSGKVAYDPELYSTYNEYRVVTGGNESERMIRKSIKSKLTKLGVSESQLSYLSHQSENLLLTGRSKNLVLVFVQVYEGELSEVNKGTKMEVVVDSIPNLTFPGKVVALGDLVDETTRTLSVWCEVNDPGNRLKPQMFLQASAKVEKKNVLRIPRESVFPTGKREIVYVKDSENQFIPRSIHTGFVSTEWVEVLEGLEEGEEIVAKANFLLDSEAKLKLGGIHDTHNH, encoded by the coding sequence ATGAAAAATAAAATATTAAAATCTTTTTTGATTTTTGTAGTCCTATTTCTTTTTTCCTGTGGGGAAAAAGTTACAAGTGGTTCTGATATTTACACTTGTCCCATGCATCCACAAATTGAAATGGATCATGAAGGGGAATGTCCTATTTGCGGAATGACACTCGTAAAAAAGGAACCGGTTATTCATTCGGAACATAAAAAAAATGGAATGGAGGGAGGAAGTCAAAATCCGGATTCATTTTTTCTTTCAGAAGAAAAACAGAAGTTAATCGGGGTGGAAACCACTTTTGTGAAAAAAGGAGAGATCTTAAAAACTGTTTCCTTTAGTGGTAAGGTTGCCTATGATCCAGAACTCTATTCTACATATAACGAATATCGTGTGGTTACTGGTGGTAACGAATCGGAACGTATGATTCGGAAAAGTATCAAATCTAAATTAACGAAACTAGGAGTCAGTGAATCACAGTTATCCTACTTGAGCCATCAGTCGGAAAATTTACTTCTTACGGGGCGATCCAAAAATCTAGTTTTGGTTTTTGTGCAGGTATATGAAGGGGAACTCTCTGAAGTTAACAAGGGAACTAAGATGGAAGTGGTAGTGGATTCCATTCCGAACCTTACTTTCCCAGGGAAGGTGGTGGCTCTCGGAGATTTAGTGGATGAGACCACAAGAACACTTTCTGTTTGGTGTGAAGTGAATGATCCAGGAAATCGTTTGAAACCACAAATGTTCCTCCAGGCGAGTGCCAAAGTAGAGAAAAAAAATGTTCTGCGGATTCCGAGGGAGTCAGTGTTCCCGACTGGAAAAAGAGAAATCGTTTATGTTAAGGACTCAGAGAATCAGTTTATTCCCAGAAGTATCCATACCGGATTTGTTTCTACAGAATGGGTGGAGGTATTAGAAGGACTCGAAGAAGGAGAAGAGATCGTAGCAAAAGCAAATTTCCTTCTAGATTCAGAGGCAAAATTAAAGTTAGGTGGAATCCATGATACGCACAATCATTAA
- a CDS encoding Na+/H+ antiporter NhaC family protein has product MQGEKSHSIFFSLSPLIYLILSILFFRFLWEVNYPHPAALLVAGILSFLQRRNRKIVFLKSSFRKNFVSVLPAMEILFFVGMLIASWAYSGVLSTMIQIGILFLQPDYFLPSLAIVSAMAAMVSGSSWTTAGTLGVALMGVAEVISFPQTMAAGAIVSGCYFGDKLSPLSDTTNLASSLTHVPIWKHIRHMLKTTCISFGIAILGFYFLNLYVWDLGQTSNVSLENGFLSSVTSSSVSWFKLIPVVLVFGSSVLKMHIRVSLLLGIVSAILFNSNGFEFSFEIWETLVFGFESNSGNEVFDRFLSGGGIVAILPTEILILAAVWFGAVVEGYGYLNEILIQIKVWAKDKWDILLSTMGTSFLLNMVTADQYLSLVIPARAFRSLAEEKGIPEKDISRSLEDSGTITSPLIPWNSCGAFMSTSLGVSVVSFLPFVFFNLIHVVLAVLLLLVAKNKSKSS; this is encoded by the coding sequence ATGCAGGGAGAAAAATCACACTCAATATTTTTCTCCCTTTCTCCACTTATTTACTTAATCCTATCGATTCTTTTTTTTCGATTTTTGTGGGAGGTAAATTACCCACACCCAGCGGCCTTACTTGTAGCAGGTATTCTTTCTTTTTTGCAACGAAGGAATCGAAAGATCGTATTTCTTAAGTCTTCCTTTCGTAAAAACTTTGTTTCCGTTTTGCCAGCGATGGAGATCCTTTTTTTTGTAGGGATGCTCATCGCTTCTTGGGCCTATTCGGGAGTTCTCTCGACAATGATCCAAATTGGAATTTTATTTCTCCAACCGGATTATTTTTTACCATCTCTGGCTATTGTTTCTGCTATGGCGGCAATGGTATCTGGTTCTTCCTGGACCACCGCCGGTACGTTAGGTGTGGCACTGATGGGTGTGGCAGAAGTAATCTCTTTCCCACAAACGATGGCAGCAGGGGCCATTGTGAGTGGTTGTTATTTTGGAGATAAACTTTCGCCACTTTCTGACACAACGAACTTAGCTTCGAGTTTAACTCATGTCCCTATCTGGAAACATATCAGGCATATGTTAAAAACAACCTGTATTAGTTTTGGAATTGCGATTCTGGGATTTTATTTTCTAAATCTTTATGTTTGGGATTTAGGACAAACATCCAACGTATCGTTGGAAAATGGTTTTTTAAGTTCGGTGACTTCTTCTTCTGTTTCTTGGTTTAAGTTAATCCCAGTAGTTTTGGTTTTTGGTTCTTCCGTTTTAAAAATGCACATTCGAGTTTCTTTGTTACTTGGAATTGTTTCTGCCATTCTCTTCAACTCGAATGGATTTGAATTTTCATTTGAAATTTGGGAAACCTTAGTTTTTGGATTTGAATCAAATTCAGGAAATGAAGTGTTTGATCGGTTTTTAAGTGGGGGTGGAATCGTTGCCATTTTGCCTACAGAAATTCTCATTCTTGCTGCAGTATGGTTTGGTGCGGTGGTGGAGGGGTATGGATATTTGAATGAAATTCTAATTCAAATAAAAGTTTGGGCCAAAGATAAATGGGATATTTTACTTTCTACAATGGGTACGTCCTTTCTTTTGAACATGGTAACCGCTGATCAGTATTTGTCTTTGGTGATTCCTGCTCGTGCGTTTCGGAGTCTTGCGGAAGAAAAAGGAATCCCTGAAAAAGATATCTCTCGCTCCTTAGAGGATTCGGGAACCATTACTTCCCCCCTCATCCCTTGGAATAGTTGTGGGGCATTTATGTCTACTTCCCTTGGAGTTTCTGTCGTATCTTTTTTACCATTTGTATTTTTTAATTTGATTCATGTTGTTTTAGCCGTATTACTCTTGCTTGTTGCAAAAAATAAATCTAAAAGTTCATAG